In one window of Geminocystis sp. M7585_C2015_104 DNA:
- a CDS encoding methionine adenosyltransferase, which produces MTRSYLFTSESVTEGHPDKICDQISDTILDALLTQDPSSRVAAEVVVNTGLVLITGEISTKAQVNYVQLARNKIAEIGYTDASNGFSANSCAVLVALDEQSPDIAQGVNVAQEVRESHSDDELDAIGAGDQGIMFGFACNETPELMPMPISIAHRLARRLALVRKSGELPFLGPDGKTQVTIAYEDDKPVGIDTILISTQHKECIDNITDNNKIQAILREAIQETVINPVFAELPLKPTANTRFLLNPTGKFVIGGPQGDSGLTGRKIIIDTYGGYSRHGGGAFSGKDPTKVDRSASYACRYVAKNIVAAGLATKCEVQVSYAIGVAHPVSIFIETFGTAKISEEKLLELVKANFDLRPAGIIRHFNLNRLPAERNGRFYQDVAVYGHFGRLDLDLPWERTDKAAILRDSIGKTLATV; this is translated from the coding sequence TTGACCCGCAGCTACTTATTTACCTCAGAATCGGTAACAGAAGGACACCCTGACAAAATTTGTGACCAAATCTCTGATACTATTCTAGACGCTCTACTCACCCAAGATCCATCCAGTAGAGTGGCGGCGGAGGTAGTGGTTAACACCGGCTTGGTTTTAATCACCGGTGAAATCTCTACCAAAGCACAAGTAAACTATGTCCAACTGGCCAGGAATAAAATTGCCGAAATAGGCTATACTGATGCTAGCAATGGCTTTTCTGCCAATAGCTGTGCTGTCTTGGTAGCATTGGATGAACAATCCCCTGACATTGCCCAGGGCGTCAATGTTGCCCAAGAAGTGAGAGAATCCCATAGCGATGATGAATTGGATGCCATCGGCGCCGGGGATCAGGGTATTATGTTCGGTTTCGCTTGTAATGAGACTCCGGAACTGATGCCCATGCCTATCAGTATAGCCCATCGTCTGGCCCGTCGTTTGGCATTGGTGCGCAAATCCGGAGAATTGCCCTTCCTTGGCCCAGATGGCAAAACTCAGGTTACCATTGCCTATGAGGATGATAAGCCTGTGGGTATCGATACCATCCTCATATCTACCCAACACAAGGAATGTATTGACAACATAACCGATAACAACAAGATTCAGGCCATTCTGAGGGAGGCTATCCAGGAAACAGTAATTAATCCTGTCTTTGCCGAGTTGCCCCTCAAACCCACCGCCAATACCCGTTTCCTACTCAATCCCACCGGCAAGTTTGTTATCGGTGGCCCTCAGGGGGATTCTGGTTTGACAGGCCGTAAAATCATCATTGACACCTACGGTGGCTATTCCCGTCATGGCGGTGGCGCCTTTTCTGGAAAAGATCCCACTAAAGTCGATCGCAGTGCTTCCTACGCCTGTCGTTACGTCGCCAAAAACATTGTCGCTGCCGGCTTGGCCACTAAGTGTGAAGTACAGGTTAGCTACGCCATCGGTGTCGCCCATCCTGTAAGTATCTTTATTGAAACTTTTGGTACTGCAAAGATTTCAGAAGAGAAACTGTTGGAGTTGGTTAAGGCTAATTTCGATTTGCGCCCTGCAGGTATTATCAGACACTTCAACTTGAATAGGTTGCCGGCAGAAAGAAATGGCCGTTTCTACCAGGATGTGGCTGTATATGGCCATTTTGGCCGGTTAGATTTGGATTTGCCTTGGGAACGTACCGATAAAGCCGCTATCCTAAGGGATAGTATTGGCAAAACCCTAGCCACTGTTTAA
- the wecB gene encoding UDP-N-acetylglucosamine 2-epimerase (non-hydrolyzing): MSKKTVCITMGTRPEAIKLAPVIRCFQREKDLETKVILTGQHREMVTQVMELFGLKADADLEIMQTKQSLVDITCRSLRGLEKIYKEIKPQLVITQGDTTTAFAASLGAFYHKIPVAHVEAGLRTDDIYNPFPEEANRRLISQIAQLHFAPTMIAVDNLKKSGVTGEIHLTGNTVIDALLSVAANNPACDIPGLDWSQYRVLLVTVHRRENWGKPLMDILRGLEMILNRHKDVAILLPLHRNPIVREPIIQYLGNHERVFLTEPLDYEQLVGAIKRCFFLLTDSGGLQEEAPSLGKPVLVLRETTERPEAILAGTAKLVGTNPDKILETASELLSDEGKYRIMAEAINPFGDGKASERILEIVKKYLSQVS, translated from the coding sequence ATGAGTAAAAAAACAGTTTGTATTACGATGGGTACACGGCCGGAAGCAATAAAACTAGCGCCGGTGATAAGATGTTTTCAAAGGGAGAAGGATTTAGAGACAAAGGTAATTTTAACAGGACAACATAGGGAAATGGTGACCCAGGTGATGGAATTATTTGGTTTGAAGGCAGATGCAGACTTGGAGATAATGCAAACAAAACAAAGCCTAGTAGACATCACCTGTAGAAGTTTGAGGGGATTGGAGAAGATATATAAGGAGATAAAACCGCAATTAGTCATCACCCAGGGAGACACCACCACAGCCTTTGCCGCCAGTCTTGGTGCATTCTATCATAAAATTCCCGTGGCGCATGTGGAGGCAGGATTACGCACAGACGACATTTATAATCCCTTTCCCGAGGAAGCCAACCGTCGTCTGATTTCTCAAATTGCCCAATTGCACTTTGCCCCCACCATGATAGCAGTAGACAATCTCAAAAAATCCGGGGTAACAGGGGAAATTCATTTAACAGGCAATACAGTCATAGACGCCTTATTATCAGTGGCTGCCAATAATCCCGCCTGCGACATTCCCGGATTAGATTGGTCTCAATACAGAGTATTACTTGTGACGGTACACAGAAGAGAAAATTGGGGAAAACCGCTAATGGATATTTTGCGGGGTTTAGAGATGATTCTCAACCGCCATAAGGATGTGGCCATTCTTCTCCCCCTACATCGTAATCCCATTGTCCGTGAGCCTATTATACAATACCTGGGTAATCATGAAAGAGTATTTTTAACCGAGCCCCTAGATTACGAACAATTAGTAGGTGCAATTAAGCGTTGTTTTTTCCTTTTAACTGACTCTGGTGGTTTACAAGAAGAAGCCCCCAGTTTAGGAAAACCAGTCTTGGTTTTACGAGAAACAACGGAAAGGCCAGAAGCAATTTTAGCTGGGACTGCTAAACTAGTTGGCACAAACCCTGATAAAATTCTGGAGACAGCCTCAGAGTTGTTATCCGATGAAGGCAAATACAGGATAATGGCAGAGGCAATTAATCCTTTCGGGGATGGTAAAGCCAGTGAGAGAATACTAGAAATTGTCAAGAAATATCTCAGTCAAGTCTCATAA